In a single window of the Chondrocystis sp. NIES-4102 genome:
- a CDS encoding N-carbamoyl-L-amino acid amidohydrolase produces the protein MQVQHPSTYAKMLRVAAAKVVLAVNQIANTPGQQVATVGKMKVFPNAANVVPGEVEMSLDIRDLSDLHIDSLLSQLRLNLEEIATETKTQIYLTSCLSNQPALAKTHIKGAIASVCQDLELSYTHLPSSASHDAQELAQITDMGMIFVPSKLGVSHDATKYTSPDQCIQGANILLKTLWELDMFYSKMQGFIG, from the coding sequence ATGCAGGTACAACACCCATCCACCTACGCCAAGATGCTTAGAGTGGCTGCTGCTAAAGTGGTATTAGCTGTTAACCAAATTGCCAATACTCCAGGGCAACAGGTGGCTACTGTAGGTAAGATGAAGGTTTTTCCTAATGCTGCTAATGTCGTACCTGGGGAGGTTGAGATGAGCTTAGATATTCGAGATTTATCTGATTTACACATTGATAGTTTACTCAGTCAACTACGATTAAATTTAGAAGAAATTGCCACAGAAACAAAAACTCAGATTTATCTTACTTCTTGCTTATCTAACCAACCTGCTTTAGCGAAAACTCATATTAAAGGCGCGATCGCCTCTGTTTGCCAAGATTTAGAATTAAGTTATACCCACCTCCCTAGCAGTGCCAGTCATGATGCTCAGGAATTAGCGCAAATTACCGATATGGGGATGATTTTTGTCCCCAGTAAACTAGGAGTTTCTCATGATGCGACAAAATATACTTCGCCAGATCAATGTATTCAAGGAGCAAATATTTTATTAAAAACCTTATGGGAATTAGATATGTTCTACAGTAAGATGCAAGGCTTTATAGGTTAA
- a CDS encoding PAS/PAC sensor hybrid histidine kinase has product MDIDQCLQPNPITVTPETLLSEAIALMALEQSKDLPACILIVEVTKILGILTARDVVRLLALKVNFETTTIGTVMTCPVITLQNSLVCEQEYILSLLQQHNISFLPIVKGEQQILGILDTKSLFQAWETTPLQQRQVWNQLKHQYQQTKLLAEITRKIRMSINLDDILQTAVKEVQNLLACDRVLIVKVRFNSTAIPISEAIVPNLPSMLGYEITDPLLIGDNLAKYHQGEFLAISDLTLAGIALEIQTLLKQFEIKAKLVVPILSQTELKALLVVHQCRSPRSWQSKEIELLQQLADQIGVALSQAQLLNHLEELVLERTIELTTTNQLLEAEILERKQTEIALRENQQKLTGILDHADEAIITINEQQQIQLFNQGAEKIFGYQVHEIIGKPLDILLPDTYHQIHRQHVNQFNQSPDKAHVMTERNCNIYGRRKNGAEFPAEASIAKLQTSEGVLLTVMLKDITERQQSAAKLQASKTLLAKAEKIAKIGSWEYNPATQQLTWSEELYEILDFPQMQNLPTCAAVVARIHPEDYLMVKKALKQGHREGKAWQFTYRWILEDEQVKYLESRGEPTLDSEGKVIKVWGTVMDISDRIRAEKSVQRSEEQLRLITDALPILIAYIDNHKRYRYINRTYETWFGRPRSTLLGLHIQEVVGLDNYRHMLPYIETVLAGRPVIYENQATDEDGNCYWICGTYIPNFDSQGAVKGFFSMVDDITERKEIERLKSEFISVASHEMRTPLTSIHGVLELLCAGRLGHLTSSGQTMANIALKNSDRLVRLVNDLLDLERMTSGRDKIVKSACDSLELINQAIETLQSQAQQQQIILETQPQSFKLFAERDRIVQTLINLINNAIKFSEPNDHVWVTAQQRQTDILFTVKDQGRGIPKGKIDTIFERFQQVDASDSRDKGGTGLGLAICRQIVEQHQGKIWVESVYGQGCTFYFTIPQQ; this is encoded by the coding sequence GTGGATATTGATCAGTGTTTACAACCTAATCCGATAACTGTCACCCCAGAAACTTTGCTATCTGAGGCGATCGCTTTGATGGCTTTAGAACAATCAAAGGATTTACCTGCCTGTATTTTAATCGTAGAAGTAACTAAAATTTTGGGTATCCTAACTGCAAGGGATGTGGTGAGATTGTTAGCTTTAAAAGTAAACTTTGAAACTACCACCATTGGGACAGTTATGACTTGTCCAGTGATTACTCTACAAAACAGTTTAGTCTGTGAACAGGAATATATTTTATCATTACTGCAACAACACAATATTAGCTTTTTACCGATTGTTAAGGGTGAGCAACAAATATTAGGCATCCTAGATACTAAAAGTTTATTTCAAGCTTGGGAAACTACCCCCCTTCAACAGCGACAGGTTTGGAATCAATTAAAACATCAGTATCAACAAACTAAATTACTGGCAGAAATTACCCGTAAAATTCGGATGTCAATTAACCTCGATGATATCTTACAAACTGCCGTTAAAGAGGTACAAAATTTATTAGCTTGCGATCGCGTTTTAATTGTCAAAGTTCGCTTTAATAGTACTGCTATACCAATTAGTGAGGCAATAGTACCTAATTTACCCTCAATGTTAGGGTATGAAATTACTGATCCTTTGTTAATTGGAGATAATTTAGCTAAATATCATCAGGGAGAATTTTTAGCTATTAGTGATCTAACCTTAGCGGGAATTGCGCTAGAAATTCAAACACTATTAAAGCAATTTGAAATTAAAGCCAAGTTAGTTGTCCCAATTTTGTCTCAAACTGAATTAAAGGCTCTTTTAGTTGTGCATCAGTGTCGCAGCCCCAGATCGTGGCAAAGCAAGGAGATCGAGTTATTACAACAGCTAGCGGATCAAATTGGTGTGGCATTATCCCAGGCTCAATTACTCAATCATCTAGAAGAACTTGTTTTAGAACGTACTATTGAATTGACAACCACCAATCAACTTTTAGAAGCAGAAATATTAGAGCGCAAGCAAACAGAAATAGCTTTACGGGAAAATCAGCAAAAGTTAACAGGTATTTTAGATCACGCGGACGAAGCAATTATTACTATTAATGAACAGCAGCAAATTCAATTATTCAATCAAGGTGCAGAAAAAATCTTTGGTTATCAAGTCCACGAAATAATTGGCAAACCTTTAGACATCCTCCTACCAGATACTTATCACCAGATACATCGTCAGCACGTCAATCAATTTAATCAATCACCAGATAAAGCCCACGTTATGACAGAACGCAACTGTAATATATATGGTAGGCGTAAAAATGGTGCAGAATTTCCCGCCGAAGCTTCAATTGCCAAGTTGCAAACCAGTGAGGGAGTCTTGCTAACAGTAATGCTCAAAGATATTACCGAAAGACAACAGTCCGCAGCCAAATTACAAGCATCTAAAACATTACTCGCTAAAGCTGAAAAAATTGCCAAAATTGGGAGTTGGGAATATAACCCTGCAACTCAACAATTAACTTGGTCGGAAGAATTATATGAGATTTTAGATTTTCCCCAAATGCAGAACCTACCTACTTGTGCTGCAGTTGTGGCTCGTATCCATCCAGAAGACTATCTAATGGTTAAAAAAGCTCTAAAACAAGGACATCGTGAGGGGAAGGCGTGGCAATTTACCTATCGCTGGATCTTAGAAGATGAGCAGGTAAAATATTTAGAAAGCCGAGGTGAACCTACTTTAGATAGCGAAGGAAAAGTTATTAAGGTTTGGGGGACAGTTATGGATATTAGCGATCGCATTCGGGCGGAGAAGTCTGTCCAACGTAGCGAAGAACAGTTAAGGTTAATCACTGATGCTTTACCTATTTTGATTGCCTATATAGATAATCATAAGCGTTACCGCTATATCAATCGTACCTATGAAACTTGGTTTGGTAGACCACGCTCAACTTTACTCGGACTGCATATTCAAGAGGTGGTAGGGTTGGATAACTATCGTCATATGTTGCCATATATTGAAACAGTCTTAGCTGGTAGACCTGTCATCTATGAAAATCAAGCCACGGATGAAGATGGTAATTGCTATTGGATCTGTGGTACTTATATTCCCAATTTTGATTCCCAAGGGGCAGTTAAAGGCTTTTTCTCAATGGTAGATGATATTACCGAGCGCAAAGAAATTGAACGACTAAAAAGCGAATTTATTTCTGTTGCTAGTCATGAAATGCGTACCCCCCTAACTTCTATTCATGGTGTGCTGGAATTACTTTGTGCTGGTCGTTTGGGTCATCTGACCTCTTCAGGGCAAACAATGGCAAATATAGCCTTGAAAAATAGCGATCGCTTAGTACGTTTGGTTAATGATCTCCTAGATTTAGAACGCATGACCTCGGGTAGAGATAAAATTGTAAAATCCGCCTGCGACAGTCTTGAATTAATTAATCAGGCGATCGAAACCTTACAATCCCAAGCTCAACAACAACAGATTATCCTCGAAACTCAACCACAATCTTTCAAATTATTTGCCGAGCGCGATCGCATTGTGCAAACTTTAATTAATCTTATCAATAATGCGATTAAGTTTTCTGAACCTAATGATCATGTCTGGGTAACTGCTCAACAACGTCAGACAGATATTTTATTTACAGTTAAAGATCAAGGTCGGGGTATTCCCAAAGGTAAAATAGATACTATCTTTGAGCGATTTCAACAGGTTGATGCCTCAGATTCTAGAGATAAAGGTGGCACAGGTTTAGGTTTGGCTATTTGCCGTCAAATCGTTGAACAACATCAAGGTAAAATCTGGGTAGAAAGTGTCTACGGTCAAGGATGTACTTTTTACTTTACAATACCCCAACAATAA
- a CDS encoding cobalt-precorrin-6x reductase, which produces MRILILGGTEEASQLAIKASAISGIEVITSLAGRTIEPKKIATRSRIGGFGGACGLVKYLQDNKIDRLIDATHPFATQISHNAAIAAKVCHLPHLILTRRPWQPTKSDRWIEVSDLKAAADILPTVAQRVFLTIGRQELATFTHLKDLWFLMRMIDHPQIDAAIPNGKVILQKGPFSLVEEEQLLIKYQIEAIVSKNSGGEATYAKILAARALNLPVIMVQRPLLATGKSVSDVESALNWISH; this is translated from the coding sequence ATGCGAATTTTGATTTTAGGTGGTACAGAAGAAGCATCCCAATTAGCGATCAAAGCTTCAGCTATATCTGGAATAGAAGTAATAACTTCCTTAGCAGGCAGAACTATTGAACCTAAAAAAATTGCCACAAGATCGAGGATAGGGGGTTTTGGTGGGGCTTGTGGATTAGTAAAATATCTACAAGATAATAAAATTGATCGCCTTATCGATGCGACCCATCCTTTTGCTACTCAAATTTCCCATAATGCAGCCATTGCAGCTAAAGTTTGCCATCTTCCCCATTTAATTTTAACCCGTCGACCCTGGCAACCAACAAAGAGCGATCGCTGGATAGAAGTATCGGATCTAAAAGCTGCTGCGGATATACTTCCCACTGTTGCTCAACGAGTCTTTTTAACTATTGGTAGACAAGAATTAGCTACTTTTACTCACTTAAAAGATCTTTGGTTTTTGATGCGTATGATCGACCATCCCCAAATAGATGCAGCTATCCCTAACGGTAAAGTAATACTACAGAAAGGGCCGTTTTCCTTAGTAGAAGAAGAACAATTATTAATTAAATACCAAATTGAGGCTATTGTTAGCAAAAATAGTGGTGGTGAGGCGACTTATGCCAAAATACTGGCTGCACGGGCATTAAACTTACCTGTGATTATGGTACAACGTCCCTTATTAGCAACGGGGAAAAGCGTTAGTGATGTTGAAAGTGCTTTAAACTGGATTTCCCACTAG
- the cobH gene encoding precorrin-8X methylmutase — protein MKFQYIRNSDEIYRQSFAIIRETANLANITPDQAQIVVRLIHACGMVDIVKDIEATEKAVTIGRKALAAGAKILCDSQMVANGITRSRLAANNPIICTLQDPQVPEIARKINNTRSAAALELWREHLEGAVIAIGNAPTALFHLLEMLEAGAPKPALILGFPVGFVGAAESKTALATDSCNVPFITLHGRRGGSAIAVAAINALATEKEI, from the coding sequence ATGAAATTTCAATATATTCGTAATAGCGATGAAATTTATCGTCAATCCTTTGCTATTATTCGCGAAACTGCCAATTTAGCCAATATAACCCCAGATCAAGCTCAAATAGTGGTGCGTTTAATTCATGCCTGTGGGATGGTAGATATAGTTAAAGATATCGAGGCAACAGAGAAGGCTGTAACCATTGGAAGAAAAGCGTTAGCAGCAGGGGCAAAAATACTCTGTGATTCCCAGATGGTAGCAAATGGCATTACCCGTAGTCGTCTAGCTGCCAATAACCCAATAATTTGTACCCTCCAAGATCCTCAAGTACCAGAAATTGCTCGTAAAATAAATAATACTCGATCCGCAGCAGCGTTAGAATTGTGGAGAGAACATCTAGAAGGTGCTGTAATTGCCATAGGAAATGCACCTACAGCCTTATTTCACCTACTCGAAATGTTAGAAGCAGGTGCGCCTAAACCAGCCTTAATTTTGGGTTTTCCTGTGGGTTTTGTTGGTGCTGCCGAATCAAAAACTGCTTTAGCCACAGATAGTTGCAATGTACCTTTTATAACTTTACACGGTAGACGTGGGGGAAGTGCGATCGCAGTAGCTGCAATCAACGCGCTAGCGACGGAAAAAGAAATATGA
- a CDS encoding putative urate catabolism protein: MNIESMYKYGSRAGFWRLDRLFVGRGIPVKGSANHAGTTPIHLRQDA, from the coding sequence ATGAATATTGAATCGATGTATAAATATGGTAGTCGTGCAGGTTTTTGGCGACTTGATCGTTTATTTGTTGGGCGAGGTATACCTGTCAAAGGTAGTGCCAATCATGCAGGTACAACACCCATCCACCTACGCCAAGATGCTTAG
- a CDS encoding two-component response regulator: protein MNCKRILFIDDEEDIRILASFCLESEAGWEVISASNALEGIAIAENIQPDAILLDAMMPEIDGLETLAQLRLNPKTKHIPTIFITAKSQASDRRRFYSAGAKGVINKPFDSLTLASQISGFLGWHVD, encoded by the coding sequence ATGAATTGCAAACGTATTTTATTTATTGACGACGAAGAAGATATTAGAATCTTGGCAAGCTTTTGTTTAGAATCAGAAGCAGGTTGGGAAGTAATTAGTGCCTCCAATGCCTTAGAAGGTATTGCGATCGCTGAAAATATACAACCCGATGCTATCTTGCTAGATGCGATGATGCCAGAAATAGACGGGTTAGAAACCTTAGCTCAACTAAGACTTAACCCTAAAACTAAGCATATTCCCACTATTTTTATTACCGCTAAATCCCAAGCCAGCGATCGCCGTCGATTTTATAGTGCAGGTGCTAAAGGCGTAATTAACAAACCTTTTGATTCCCTAACTTTGGCAAGTCAGATTTCTGGGTTTCTCGGTTGGCACGTGGATTAA
- a CDS encoding precorrin-2 C20-methyltransferase / cobalt-factor II C20-methyltransferase: MTESVGSLYGLGIGPGDPELITVKALRLLRSADIVAYPVADRNKEGFAYSIVKGYLTPEQTQVPLYFPFKLEQSSQPYYDLAAQTLAQYLEIGWNVAVLCEGDPFFYGTFMYIYERLSSQFPTEVVPGISSIMASAAALGVPLTYRNDVYLVLSAILPASVLKAKLAVADAAVIIKLGRHFSKVVEVLQELGLYERAKYIENATTSEQRIIAIADVNIQEVPYFSMIIIPSQWQGSNIDEI, translated from the coding sequence ATGACAGAATCTGTAGGTAGTCTTTACGGTTTGGGTATAGGACCTGGAGACCCTGAATTAATTACAGTTAAAGCTTTACGATTATTGCGCTCGGCTGATATAGTTGCATATCCAGTTGCTGATCGAAACAAGGAAGGTTTTGCCTATTCGATTGTGAAAGGATATCTTACACCAGAACAAACCCAAGTTCCTCTTTATTTCCCTTTTAAACTAGAGCAGTCTTCCCAACCATATTACGACCTAGCAGCCCAAACTCTCGCCCAATACCTAGAGATAGGATGGAATGTAGCGGTGCTATGTGAAGGTGATCCCTTTTTCTATGGGACGTTTATGTATATTTATGAGCGTTTATCATCTCAGTTTCCCACCGAGGTAGTACCTGGAATTTCTTCGATCATGGCGAGTGCTGCTGCTTTGGGAGTACCTTTAACCTATCGCAATGATGTTTATCTAGTGCTATCGGCGATTTTACCAGCATCGGTTTTAAAAGCTAAATTGGCGGTTGCTGATGCTGCGGTAATTATCAAGCTAGGAAGACATTTTAGTAAAGTAGTAGAAGTATTACAAGAATTAGGACTATATGAGCGAGCTAAATATATCGAAAACGCCACCACATCCGAGCAAAGAATTATCGCGATCGCTGATGTTAATATTCAAGAAGTTCCCTATTTTTCCATGATTATTATACCCAGTCAGTGGCAAGGATCTAATATAGATGAAATATAG